The Aquidulcibacter paucihalophilus genome has a window encoding:
- a CDS encoding 4-(cytidine 5'-diphospho)-2-C-methyl-D-erythritol kinase: protein MAAIARLAPAKINLFLHVGPLEADGYHPLASLVVFADVGDRLTVEPAERLSLTVTGPFAGALEGEGDNLVLRAVRALGAAAGIGEPGLRITLDKQLPVAAGLGGGSSDAGAALKLARNALGLPLDDAALAEIAAGIGADGPMCLHARAAWAEGRGDVLTFEDGLPALPALLVNPGVPSSTGGVYRAFDEGVAGRADRPASPSARDAAAVIDWLSEQRNDLQAPAVALAPAIGEALATTAGLPGARLTRMSGSGATVFALFDTAAAAEAAGRSLAALQPDWWVRPTTLR from the coding sequence ATGGCCGCGATCGCCCGGCTCGCCCCGGCCAAGATCAATCTGTTCCTGCACGTCGGACCCCTTGAGGCGGACGGCTATCACCCGCTGGCCAGTCTGGTCGTCTTCGCCGACGTCGGCGACCGGCTGACGGTCGAGCCGGCGGAGCGCCTGTCGCTGACGGTCACCGGCCCGTTCGCCGGCGCGCTCGAAGGCGAGGGCGACAATCTGGTGCTGCGGGCGGTGCGGGCGCTGGGCGCGGCGGCCGGGATCGGGGAACCGGGACTTCGCATCACCCTCGACAAGCAGTTGCCGGTGGCCGCCGGCCTGGGCGGCGGGTCGTCCGACGCCGGGGCGGCGCTCAAGCTGGCGCGCAATGCGCTGGGTTTGCCGCTGGACGATGCGGCGCTGGCGGAGATCGCCGCCGGCATCGGTGCCGACGGACCCATGTGCCTCCACGCCCGTGCCGCCTGGGCCGAGGGGCGGGGCGACGTCCTGACCTTTGAGGACGGCCTGCCGGCTCTGCCGGCCTTGCTGGTCAATCCGGGCGTGCCCTCCTCGACCGGGGGCGTCTATCGCGCCTTCGACGAGGGCGTCGCGGGCCGGGCGGACCGGCCGGCATCGCCCTCGGCCCGGGATGCCGCCGCGGTCATCGACTGGCTGTCGGAGCAGCGGAACGACCTGCAGGCCCCCGCTGTGGCCCTGGCCCCCGCGATTGGCGAAGCGCTGGCAACGACAGCGGGCCTGCCCGGCGCGCGCCTGACCCGGATGTCGGGCTCGGGGGCCACGGTCTTCGCCCTGTTCGATACGGCCGCCGCCGCCGAAGCCGCCGGGCGCTCACTTGCGGCCCTCCAGCCCGACTGGTGGGTCCGGCCGACGACCCTGCGGTAG
- a CDS encoding electron transfer flavoprotein-ubiquinone oxidoreductase — MEYDVVIVGGGPAGLSAAIRLKQRAEKDGKEITVAVLEKSAEVGGHILSGAVIDPKALNELFPDWKERGAPLETPVTEDRFMILGPMGQASLPMPLLPPIMHNHGCYIASLGNVARWLGEQAEAMGVEVYPGMAASHVVWDEPSGRVKGVVAGVFGIDRHGKPTDDFQPGIELHGKYVFIAEGVRGSLAKTIMARHNLCDDAQPQKYGIGLKELWQVPAEKHRPGLAQHTTGWPLDEFTGGGSFMYHFGDRYVAIGYVVHLNYKNPFLSPFDEFQRFKHHPAISEHLEGGTRISYGARAITEGGFQSVPKLSFPGGALIGCSAGFVNVPRIKGSHNAMKTGMLAADAAYDAVQAGRAGDQLVEYQAAYEKSWVYKELKQVRNAKPYLSKFGTTIGGALGLFDMWFSSLFRVNLPWTLKHGKTDAASTQKAAKHQAIAYPKPDGKLSFDKLSSVFISNTNHAEEQPAHLKLLDPSTPIRVNLPEYGEPARLYCPAGVYEVLYDEDGTSNPRFQINAQNCVHCKTCDIKDPSQNIVWTTPEGGGGPNYPNM, encoded by the coding sequence ATGGAGTATGACGTCGTCATCGTCGGCGGCGGCCCCGCCGGCCTGTCCGCCGCCATCCGACTGAAACAGCGGGCGGAAAAGGACGGCAAGGAGATCACCGTCGCGGTGCTGGAGAAGTCGGCCGAGGTCGGCGGGCACATCCTGTCGGGTGCCGTGATCGATCCGAAGGCGCTGAACGAACTCTTCCCCGACTGGAAGGAACGCGGCGCGCCGCTGGAGACGCCGGTCACCGAGGACCGGTTCATGATTCTGGGACCGATGGGCCAGGCCTCCCTGCCCATGCCCCTGCTGCCGCCGATCATGCACAATCACGGCTGCTACATCGCCTCGCTGGGCAATGTGGCGCGCTGGCTGGGCGAACAGGCCGAGGCCATGGGCGTCGAGGTCTATCCCGGCATGGCCGCCAGCCATGTTGTCTGGGACGAGCCGTCCGGGCGGGTGAAGGGTGTGGTCGCCGGCGTCTTCGGCATCGACCGCCACGGCAAGCCCACCGACGACTTCCAGCCCGGCATCGAACTGCACGGCAAATACGTCTTCATCGCCGAGGGCGTGCGCGGCTCGCTGGCCAAGACCATCATGGCCCGCCACAACCTGTGCGACGACGCCCAGCCGCAGAAATATGGCATTGGCCTCAAGGAGTTGTGGCAGGTCCCGGCCGAGAAGCACCGTCCCGGCCTGGCCCAGCACACCACCGGCTGGCCGCTGGACGAGTTCACCGGCGGCGGCAGCTTCATGTACCATTTCGGCGACCGCTACGTGGCCATCGGCTACGTCGTGCACCTGAACTACAAGAACCCGTTCCTGTCGCCGTTCGACGAGTTCCAGCGCTTCAAACATCACCCGGCGATCAGCGAGCATCTGGAGGGCGGGACCCGCATCTCCTACGGCGCGCGTGCCATCACCGAGGGCGGCTTCCAGTCTGTGCCGAAGCTGTCGTTCCCCGGCGGTGCCTTGATCGGCTGCTCGGCCGGTTTCGTGAACGTGCCGCGCATCAAGGGCAGCCACAATGCCATGAAGACCGGCATGCTGGCCGCCGACGCCGCCTATGACGCGGTGCAGGCCGGGCGCGCGGGCGACCAGCTGGTCGAATACCAGGCCGCCTATGAGAAGAGCTGGGTCTACAAGGAGCTGAAGCAGGTCCGGAACGCCAAACCCTATCTGTCGAAATTCGGCACGACGATCGGCGGGGCGCTGGGCTTGTTCGACATGTGGTTCTCGTCCCTCTTCCGCGTGAACCTTCCCTGGACGCTGAAGCACGGAAAGACCGACGCCGCCTCGACCCAGAAGGCCGCGAAGCACCAGGCGATCGCCTATCCGAAGCCGGACGGGAAGCTGTCTTTCGACAAGCTGTCGTCGGTGTTCATCTCGAACACCAACCACGCCGAGGAACAGCCCGCCCACCTGAAGCTGCTGGATCCCTCGACCCCGATCCGGGTCAATCTGCCGGAATATGGCGAGCCGGCGCGGCTTTACTGCCCGGCGGGCGTCTACGAGGTCCTGTACGACGAGGACGGCACGTCCAATCCGCGCTTCCAGATCAACGCCCAGAATTGCGTCCACTGCAAAACCTGCGACATCAAGGATCCGTCGCAGAACATCGTCTGGACCACGCCGGAGGGCGGCGGCGGGCCGAACTATCCGAATATGTGA
- a CDS encoding tetratricopeptide repeat protein → MRLSRLALLLSGCALTALASPVLAQDAPIVVPPPAASAIVIQNEAAAPVSPVAVAIPAEWSPVPADELGRTAYGLYLSGRLAAFRGDTVMGADLLAQSQALTPEQPVVGEEAFRSGLFAGDLETLAELAPSVQDTPLLAEAARLVVIVDDLNNGDASAGLSILRQQPFAEPFETIGRYILPSVAAAAGDWDLALAPVTAPSTDIDSLVLRHQRVRLLEIRRRNAEAEAEYRALTASMLGAQLFSADFGRFLERRGRRDEALAIYEASLTGSSPDPEALVGRSRVLDRAAAPSLPTIRENAAFAIKLAAIQSAERRERDVAAIFLRLADSLGQDDEVSLRMGLSLVSLGHETSAREAFSRVSSANPILYAGAQFGLGLSFQRGQMYDEALAAYRRADTAAPGQMEVILRLSQQLIAMDRQEDALAVLNRPQVNVVGQPAELRFLRGATLEALGRIDEAEAELWAALSAAPDNPTILNTLGYMWVDSGRRVEQGAEMLARAHAAEPENGNIQDSLGWAQFRQGQYDVAVETLEGAVSKEPANAEINDHLGDAYWQVGRTREAQWQWNRVLTLDPDAERRAEVEQKLAKGLTIAPPVAAGQS, encoded by the coding sequence ATGCGCCTTTCCCGCCTCGCCCTTCTGCTCTCCGGTTGCGCCCTGACGGCGCTGGCCTCGCCTGTGTTGGCGCAGGATGCGCCGATTGTGGTGCCGCCGCCTGCAGCGTCCGCAATCGTGATCCAGAATGAGGCGGCGGCCCCGGTTTCACCTGTCGCCGTTGCCATTCCCGCCGAGTGGTCGCCGGTCCCGGCCGATGAGTTGGGCCGGACCGCCTATGGCCTCTATCTGTCCGGACGACTGGCCGCCTTCCGGGGCGACACCGTCATGGGCGCTGATCTGCTGGCCCAGAGCCAGGCCCTGACCCCGGAGCAGCCTGTCGTGGGCGAGGAAGCCTTCCGGTCGGGCCTGTTTGCCGGGGACCTCGAGACGCTGGCTGAGCTCGCCCCCTCGGTTCAGGACACGCCGTTGCTGGCGGAGGCCGCGCGGCTGGTCGTGATCGTGGACGACCTGAACAATGGAGACGCCTCGGCCGGACTGTCCATCCTTCGGCAGCAGCCCTTCGCCGAGCCGTTCGAGACCATCGGGCGATACATCCTGCCGTCGGTCGCGGCGGCGGCTGGCGACTGGGACCTCGCCCTGGCGCCGGTCACGGCACCGTCCACCGACATCGACTCGCTGGTGCTGCGCCATCAACGGGTGAGGCTGCTGGAAATTCGCCGGCGCAATGCGGAGGCCGAGGCGGAGTACCGCGCGCTAACGGCCTCGATGCTGGGCGCGCAGTTGTTCTCCGCGGACTTCGGTCGGTTCCTGGAGCGCCGCGGACGGCGCGATGAGGCGCTCGCCATCTATGAGGCTTCGCTGACCGGTTCGTCGCCGGACCCTGAGGCCCTTGTGGGCCGTTCGCGGGTGCTGGACCGCGCCGCGGCGCCGTCCCTGCCGACGATCCGCGAGAACGCCGCCTTCGCCATCAAACTGGCGGCAATCCAGTCGGCCGAACGCCGCGAACGCGATGTCGCTGCCATTTTCCTGCGTCTCGCCGACAGCCTCGGGCAGGATGACGAGGTATCGCTGCGGATGGGGCTGAGCCTGGTGTCGCTCGGCCATGAGACCTCGGCCCGCGAGGCGTTCAGTCGCGTGAGCAGTGCCAATCCGATCCTGTATGCGGGTGCGCAGTTCGGCCTCGGGCTGAGCTTCCAGCGGGGTCAGATGTACGACGAGGCGCTCGCCGCCTACCGCCGCGCGGACACTGCCGCCCCCGGCCAGATGGAAGTCATCCTGCGCCTGAGCCAGCAGCTCATCGCCATGGACCGCCAGGAGGACGCCCTGGCCGTCCTGAACCGGCCCCAGGTAAATGTCGTCGGACAGCCCGCTGAACTGCGCTTCCTGCGCGGTGCCACACTGGAAGCGCTCGGCCGGATCGACGAGGCGGAAGCCGAGCTCTGGGCTGCGCTTTCGGCCGCGCCGGACAATCCCACCATCCTGAATACGCTCGGCTATATGTGGGTCGACAGCGGCCGACGCGTCGAGCAGGGGGCCGAGATGCTGGCCCGGGCCCACGCCGCCGAGCCCGAGAACGGCAACATCCAGGATTCGCTTGGCTGGGCCCAGTTCCGGCAGGGTCAGTACGACGTCGCCGTCGAAACCCTCGAGGGTGCCGTCAGCAAGGAGCCCGCCAATGCCGAGATCAACGATCACCTCGGCGACGCCTACTGGCAGGTCGGCCGGACGCGCGAGGCCCAGTGGCAGTGGAACCGCGTGCTGACGCTCGATCCGGACGCCGAACGCCGCGCCGAGGTGGAGCAGAAGCTGGCCAAGGGTCTGACGATCGCGCCGCCGGTGGCCGCCGGCCAGTCCTGA
- a CDS encoding glycerophosphodiester phosphodiesterase family protein, whose protein sequence is MIRLILLTLVLLTASPALAQTHPLIIAHRGASGERPEHTRAAYDRAIEQGADVIEPDLVMTRDGVLIVRHENEIGGTTDVAARPEFTDRRARKTIDGETVTGWFTEDFTLAELKTLGARERLPELRPANTAFDGQEPILTFDEVLDIAAAAGVGIAPELKHPSYFAALGLPMEDVFVATLERRGLTGADAPVIVQCFEVAPLQRLRARIATPLLQLVASGGGPADRPDLSYAAMATPAGLADIARYADWIGIDTALIEPAPAAPTALIADAHAAGLKVAAWTFRAENQFLPGPDRIGTEPAAHGRLRERLARFATYGLDAAFMDQPVLGR, encoded by the coding sequence ATGATCCGGCTCATCCTGCTGACCCTCGTCCTCCTCACCGCGAGCCCCGCGCTGGCCCAGACCCACCCTCTGATCATCGCCCACCGCGGGGCCTCGGGCGAACGGCCCGAGCACACCCGCGCGGCCTATGATCGGGCCATCGAACAGGGCGCCGACGTTATCGAACCCGATCTGGTCATGACCCGCGACGGCGTCCTGATCGTGCGCCATGAGAACGAGATCGGGGGCACCACCGACGTCGCCGCCCGCCCCGAATTCACCGACCGCCGCGCCAGGAAGACCATCGACGGCGAAACCGTCACCGGCTGGTTCACCGAGGACTTCACCCTCGCCGAGCTGAAGACCCTGGGCGCCCGCGAACGCCTGCCCGAGCTGCGCCCGGCCAACACCGCCTTCGACGGACAGGAGCCGATCCTGACCTTCGACGAGGTGCTGGACATCGCCGCTGCGGCGGGCGTCGGGATCGCGCCCGAGCTGAAACACCCGTCGTATTTCGCCGCCCTCGGCCTGCCGATGGAGGACGTCTTCGTCGCCACGCTCGAACGCCGCGGCCTGACCGGCGCCGACGCCCCTGTGATCGTCCAGTGTTTCGAGGTCGCCCCCCTGCAGCGCCTGCGCGCCCGTATCGCCACGCCCCTGCTGCAGCTGGTCGCCTCCGGCGGCGGCCCGGCCGACCGCCCGGACCTGAGCTACGCCGCCATGGCCACACCCGCCGGCCTCGCCGACATCGCGCGATACGCTGACTGGATCGGCATCGACACGGCCCTGATCGAACCGGCCCCCGCCGCCCCGACCGCTCTGATCGCCGACGCCCACGCCGCCGGCCTCAAGGTCGCCGCCTGGACCTTCCGTGCCGAAAACCAGTTCCTGCCCGGGCCCGACCGCATCGGCACCGAACCTGCGGCTCATGGTCGGCTGCGCGAGCGCCTCGCAAGGTTCGCGACCTACGGACTGGACGCCGCCTTCATGGACCAGCCGGTTCTGGGCCGCTGA
- a CDS encoding polysaccharide deacetylase family protein, protein MKQIDQMRRRAARYLDIDPVTIAPARGVFSLSFDDFPASAWTEAGPILADHGVKATYYVCGGLADGINMDRDQFQVPHLQALHAAGHEVGCHTFGHTSALRMDAEALRLSLDANAAWVGERLDGHRMTTFAWPFGDATVGAKRVVRERFAMARGVRDGVNAGREDRALIKSIGLESRRLPGYDLEGLMAQTAASNGWLTAYGHDVSDRPTDYGCTPADLDRVLHAAKAAGLEIAPVGAAWAAVTRA, encoded by the coding sequence ATGAAGCAGATCGACCAGATGCGCCGGCGGGCCGCGCGCTATCTCGACATCGACCCGGTGACCATCGCGCCGGCGCGCGGGGTCTTCTCGCTGAGCTTCGACGACTTCCCCGCCAGCGCCTGGACCGAGGCCGGGCCGATCCTCGCCGACCACGGGGTGAAAGCCACCTACTATGTCTGCGGCGGCCTCGCCGACGGGATCAACATGGACCGCGACCAGTTCCAGGTCCCGCACCTGCAGGCGCTGCACGCCGCCGGCCACGAGGTCGGCTGCCACACCTTCGGCCACACCAGCGCCCTGCGCATGGATGCCGAGGCCCTTCGGCTCAGCCTCGACGCCAATGCCGCCTGGGTGGGCGAGCGGCTGGACGGCCACCGCATGACCACCTTCGCCTGGCCCTTCGGCGATGCGACCGTGGGGGCCAAGCGCGTGGTGCGCGAGCGCTTCGCCATGGCCCGCGGCGTCCGCGACGGCGTCAACGCCGGCCGCGAGGACCGGGCCCTGATCAAGTCGATCGGCCTCGAAAGCCGCCGCCTCCCCGGCTACGACCTCGAAGGCCTGATGGCCCAAACCGCCGCCTCGAACGGCTGGCTGACCGCCTATGGCCATGACGTGAGCGACCGGCCCACAGACTACGGCTGCACCCCGGCCGATCTGGACCGGGTGCTGCACGCGGCCAAGGCGGCCGGGCTGGAGATCGCGCCGGTCGGCGCGGCTTGGGCCGCAGTGACCCGCGCCTGA
- the glyS gene encoding glycine--tRNA ligase subunit beta, which translates to MAQLLIELFSEEIPARMQGGAARDLERMAAERLKAAGLTYDALTTFAGPRRLTLVVEGLPAATPDREEEVKGPRANAPEQALEGFLRKTGLTKDQLVERDGVFFAVLSSKGQPTAALIPEMVDQIVRGFPWPKSMRWGSGTLRWVRPLKRIVALFDGHVVPFEIDGIQSGDLTEGHRFLGCGRAFAVKDFADYRAKLESDFVLLDAADRRLRILEAARKVCADKGLALVDDDGLLDEVAGLAEWPTPILGDMDPAFLTLPPEVVRLSMKVHQKYFAVRDPAKHGLAPHFVVVANVEATDGGKALAAGNSRVLSARLDDARFFWDEDLKTGFDVWAKKLEGVTFHAKLGTLAERVERIAALAREIAPLVGADPDQAEAAAKLAKADLSAAMVGEFPELQGVMGGYYARAAGHPDAVADAVRDHYKPQGPADSVPTAPLTVAVALADKLDTLVGFFAIDEKPTGSKDPFALRRAALGVIRLVLEAGVRLPLTKLIIRWVEQNSGKPVLSDPQLASQAINVKMDLPGFFADRLKVLLRDQGKRHDLVDAVFAPIDGKADDDLVRIVRRVEALDGFLATDDGANLLAGYKRASNILKAEEKKGAVPTGEALTGLPGQPEQETALALAAAAAATAVDAALETEDFAAAMTALSRLRAPVDAFFDKVMVNSDVAEERDNRLKLLGQVRSVMGRVADFGMIGG; encoded by the coding sequence ATGGCCCAGCTGCTGATCGAACTGTTCTCCGAAGAGATCCCGGCCCGCATGCAGGGCGGGGCGGCGCGCGACCTCGAGCGGATGGCCGCCGAGCGGCTGAAGGCCGCCGGGCTGACGTATGACGCCCTGACGACCTTCGCGGGGCCGCGGCGGCTGACGCTGGTGGTCGAGGGGCTGCCGGCGGCGACGCCCGACCGGGAGGAAGAGGTCAAGGGACCGCGGGCCAATGCGCCGGAACAGGCGCTGGAGGGCTTCCTGCGGAAGACCGGCCTGACCAAGGACCAGCTGGTCGAGCGGGACGGCGTCTTCTTCGCCGTGCTCAGCAGCAAGGGCCAGCCGACGGCGGCCCTGATCCCGGAGATGGTCGACCAGATCGTGCGCGGCTTCCCCTGGCCCAAGTCGATGCGCTGGGGTTCGGGCACGCTGCGCTGGGTGCGGCCGCTGAAGCGGATCGTCGCCCTGTTCGACGGCCATGTCGTGCCGTTCGAGATCGACGGCATTCAGAGCGGCGACCTGACCGAGGGGCATCGCTTCCTCGGCTGCGGCCGGGCTTTCGCGGTCAAGGATTTCGCGGACTATCGGGCGAAGCTGGAGAGCGATTTCGTCCTGCTGGACGCGGCCGACCGGCGGCTGAGGATCCTCGAGGCGGCCCGGAAGGTCTGTGCCGACAAGGGCCTCGCCCTCGTCGATGACGACGGCCTGCTGGACGAGGTGGCGGGGCTGGCCGAATGGCCGACGCCGATCCTCGGCGACATGGACCCGGCCTTCCTCACCCTGCCGCCCGAGGTGGTCCGGCTGTCGATGAAGGTGCACCAGAAATACTTTGCGGTGCGCGATCCGGCGAAACACGGCCTGGCCCCGCATTTCGTGGTCGTGGCCAATGTCGAGGCGACCGATGGCGGCAAGGCGCTGGCCGCCGGCAACAGCCGCGTGCTGTCGGCCCGTCTGGATGACGCCCGCTTCTTCTGGGACGAGGACCTGAAGACCGGCTTCGACGTCTGGGCGAAGAAGCTGGAGGGCGTGACCTTCCACGCCAAACTGGGGACGCTGGCCGAGCGGGTCGAGCGGATCGCTGCCCTGGCGCGTGAGATCGCGCCGCTGGTCGGAGCCGATCCGGATCAGGCCGAGGCCGCGGCCAAGCTGGCCAAGGCTGATTTGTCGGCCGCCATGGTCGGTGAGTTCCCTGAACTTCAGGGCGTCATGGGCGGCTACTACGCCCGCGCCGCTGGCCACCCGGACGCCGTCGCCGACGCCGTGCGCGATCACTACAAGCCGCAGGGACCGGCGGACTCGGTGCCAACTGCGCCGCTGACGGTGGCTGTGGCGCTGGCCGACAAGCTGGACACGCTGGTCGGGTTCTTCGCGATCGATGAGAAGCCGACGGGGTCGAAGGATCCGTTCGCGCTGCGACGGGCGGCGCTGGGGGTGATCCGGCTGGTGCTGGAAGCCGGCGTAAGGCTTCCGCTGACCAAGCTCATTATTAGGTGGGTTGAGCAGAACTCCGGAAAGCCAGTGCTTTCAGATCCTCAGCTCGCTTCGCAGGCGATCAACGTGAAAATGGACCTGCCGGGCTTCTTCGCCGACCGCCTGAAGGTTCTCCTCCGTGATCAGGGCAAGCGTCACGACCTCGTCGACGCCGTCTTCGCGCCAATCGACGGCAAGGCCGACGACGACCTCGTCCGCATCGTGCGGCGGGTGGAGGCGCTGGACGGCTTCCTCGCCACGGACGACGGGGCCAATCTGCTGGCCGGGTACAAGCGGGCGTCCAACATCCTCAAGGCCGAGGAGAAGAAGGGGGCCGTGCCGACCGGCGAGGCCCTGACCGGCCTGCCGGGACAGCCGGAGCAGGAGACCGCCCTGGCGCTCGCCGCCGCCGCCGCCGCGACGGCCGTGGACGCCGCCCTGGAGACCGAGGATTTCGCCGCCGCCATGACCGCGCTTTCGCGGCTGCGGGCGCCGGTGGACGCCTTCTTCGACAAGGTGATGGTCAATTCGGACGTCGCCGAGGAGCGGGACAACCGGTTGAAACTGCTGGGGCAGGTCCGCAGCGTCATGGGCCGGGTGGCGGACTTCGGGATGATCGGGGGGTAG
- a CDS encoding glycine--tRNA ligase subunit alpha, translating to MTTEPLAFQDLILTLHKYWGDQGCAILQPYDIEVGAGTLHPATVLRALGPRPWKAAYVQPSRRPGDGRYGENPNRLQHYYQYQVILKPNPDDLQALYLGSLAAIGIDPKLHDIRFVEDDWENPTVGAWGLGWEVWCDGMEVTQFTYFQGVGGIEVDVVSGELTYGLERLAMYVQGVDNVYDLKFTKEGLTYGEVFLENERQQSEANFHGYDVDGLKRRFEDMVGEVGRLLAMKGPQDQALVLPAYDQVLKASHLFNLMDARGAIAVAERQSYIGRIRDLCKACATEWVEQERGRV from the coding sequence GTGACAACCGAACCGCTCGCCTTCCAGGACCTGATCCTGACGCTCCACAAATACTGGGGCGATCAGGGCTGCGCGATCCTGCAGCCCTATGACATCGAGGTCGGGGCGGGGACGCTGCATCCGGCGACTGTGCTGAGGGCGCTGGGGCCGCGTCCGTGGAAGGCCGCCTATGTCCAGCCGTCGCGGCGGCCCGGTGATGGCCGCTATGGCGAAAATCCGAACCGGCTCCAGCACTATTACCAGTATCAGGTGATCCTGAAGCCGAACCCGGACGACCTGCAGGCCCTGTACCTCGGCTCGCTGGCGGCGATCGGGATCGATCCGAAACTGCACGACATCCGCTTCGTCGAGGACGACTGGGAGAACCCCACGGTCGGGGCCTGGGGGCTGGGCTGGGAGGTCTGGTGCGACGGGATGGAGGTGACCCAGTTCACCTATTTCCAGGGCGTGGGCGGGATCGAGGTCGACGTGGTCTCGGGCGAGCTGACCTACGGGCTGGAGCGTCTGGCCATGTACGTCCAGGGCGTCGACAACGTCTACGACCTGAAGTTCACCAAGGAGGGCCTGACCTATGGCGAGGTCTTCCTCGAGAACGAGCGCCAGCAGTCGGAGGCCAATTTCCACGGCTATGACGTCGACGGGCTGAAGCGCCGGTTCGAGGACATGGTCGGCGAGGTCGGCCGTTTGCTGGCGATGAAGGGGCCGCAGGATCAGGCGCTGGTGCTGCCGGCCTATGACCAGGTGCTGAAGGCCAGCCATCTGTTCAACCTGATGGACGCGCGCGGGGCGATCGCCGTGGCGGAACGCCAGAGCTACATCGGGCGGATCCGCGATCTCTGCAAGGCTTGCGCGACCGAATGGGTCGAGCAGGAAAGGGGGCGCGTCTGA
- a CDS encoding cobalamin biosynthesis protein CbiG, with protein MARLFDAYIIADWTAAEGKKLGDTSLWLGVAKRDVRFRLYSETHNVATRAEGEALLASLLAEHRKRGDRVLVGFDFNFGFPAGTAERLKLTGTPWSAMWKFLAANVVDKPDNTNNRYQVAAKINRLMTDNAWPMWGAPANQAQRWLTTTKPPVGSGADIPEYRATQDAVRKGKLQPKSVWQMHGAGAVGGQTLVGVPAVRRLLEKLGPSGAVWPFGTGWRALDAADVEPLSALLVEVWPSMFDAKPNEGEFKDQAQVRVTAEHFAALDEAGTLSAAFAPPKGADGALIAKVEQEEGWILGA; from the coding sequence GTGGCCCGCCTGTTCGACGCCTACATCATCGCTGACTGGACCGCCGCCGAGGGCAAGAAGCTCGGCGATACGTCCCTGTGGCTCGGCGTGGCCAAACGCGACGTGCGTTTCCGCCTCTATTCCGAGACCCACAATGTCGCGACGCGCGCCGAGGGCGAGGCCCTGCTGGCCTCCCTGCTGGCCGAGCACCGCAAGCGCGGCGACCGCGTGCTGGTCGGCTTCGATTTCAATTTCGGCTTCCCCGCCGGCACGGCCGAACGGCTCAAGCTGACGGGAACGCCCTGGTCGGCGATGTGGAAATTCCTCGCCGCCAACGTGGTCGACAAGCCCGACAACACCAACAACCGCTACCAGGTCGCGGCCAAGATCAACCGGCTGATGACCGACAACGCCTGGCCCATGTGGGGCGCTCCGGCCAATCAGGCCCAGCGCTGGCTGACCACGACCAAGCCCCCCGTGGGCTCGGGCGCGGACATCCCGGAGTATCGCGCGACGCAGGACGCGGTCCGCAAGGGCAAGCTCCAGCCCAAGTCGGTCTGGCAGATGCACGGTGCCGGCGCCGTCGGCGGCCAGACCCTGGTCGGCGTCCCCGCCGTCCGCCGTCTGCTCGAGAAGCTCGGCCCCTCGGGCGCCGTCTGGCCCTTCGGCACCGGCTGGCGCGCCCTGGACGCTGCCGATGTTGAGCCGCTCTCTGCCTTATTGGTCGAGGTCTGGCCCTCCATGTTCGACGCCAAGCCCAATGAGGGCGAGTTCAAGGACCAGGCCCAGGTCCGCGTCACCGCCGAACATTTCGCCGCCCTAGACGAGGCCGGCACCCTCTCCGCTGCCTTCGCCCCGCCCAAGGGCGCCGACGGGGCCCTGATCGCGAAGGTCGAGCAGGAAGAAGGCTGGATTCTGGGGGCGTAA
- a CDS encoding exodeoxyribonuclease III, with protein sequence MRIATWNVNSVNARLPTVLAWLEAAQPDVVGFQEIKCLDEKFPREAFESLGYNVETNGQKTYNGVALLSKYPLSDVRRGLPGVDASGFEAEFEQARYIEAVIECPRPVRVGCLYLPNGNPIGTEKFAYKLAWMDRLQAHARDLLRQEEAFTLCGDYNVIPTPDDAKNPAAWTGDALFQPESRAAFRALNNLGLSEAGALGKQPPGTFTFWDYQAGAWQRDHGIRIDFHLLSPQAADRFVGVETHRDARDMDKPSDHVPVVVELED encoded by the coding sequence ATGCGCATCGCCACCTGGAACGTGAACTCCGTCAACGCCCGCCTGCCGACGGTGCTGGCGTGGCTGGAGGCGGCCCAGCCCGACGTCGTCGGCTTCCAGGAGATCAAATGCCTGGACGAGAAATTCCCCCGCGAGGCCTTTGAGTCGCTCGGCTACAACGTCGAGACCAACGGCCAGAAGACCTACAACGGCGTCGCCCTGCTCTCGAAATATCCGCTCAGCGACGTGCGCCGCGGCCTGCCCGGCGTGGACGCCTCCGGTTTCGAGGCGGAGTTCGAACAGGCCCGCTACATCGAGGCCGTGATCGAATGCCCGCGCCCGGTCCGCGTCGGCTGCCTCTACCTGCCCAACGGCAACCCGATCGGCACGGAAAAATTCGCCTACAAACTGGCATGGATGGACCGGCTTCAGGCCCATGCGAGGGACCTGCTCCGGCAGGAAGAGGCCTTCACCCTCTGCGGCGACTACAACGTCATTCCCACCCCGGACGACGCGAAGAACCCGGCTGCCTGGACCGGTGACGCCCTGTTCCAGCCCGAGAGTCGCGCCGCCTTCCGGGCCCTGAACAACCTCGGCCTGTCCGAGGCCGGAGCCCTGGGCAAACAGCCGCCCGGCACCTTCACCTTCTGGGACTACCAGGCCGGCGCCTGGCAGCGCGACCACGGCATCCGCATCGACTTCCACCTGCTGTCGCCCCAGGCGGCCGACCGCTTCGTCGGCGTCGAGACCCATCGCGACGCCCGCGACATGGACAAGCCGTCCGACCACGTCCCCGTCGTCGTCGAACTGGAGGACTGA